GATTGGGGTACTGGGGGGCGCTGGGGGAAAATGAGGGGGGGAACAGGATGGTGGGAATGGATTGTGGtcatggaggggctgggagacACTGTGGGGGCAGGGCGTGATGCCTGGATTTGGGTTGAGGTTCTGGGGTGACACTGAAGAAATTGGGGACTGGGAGTGGGATTGGGGTCTGGGGACTGGCTGAGGGGGACCCTGGGGGACTCAGGGAGTGACCCCAGGATTTGGGTCAGGATCCTGCTGGAAGTGAGGGGACTTGTAGTTATGGGAATAGGATTGGGCTTCTGGGGGTCCATGGTACtgtgggattgggattggggtcCCCGGGGGGCTTGGGGGCATTGGGGAGGTCTAAGTAACCCCAGGATTCAGGATCAGGGACCCCAGACATGCCCAGGGGTCTGCTGGCCAGGAGTGCCTCCCTTCCCCTGGGCTGGCCCCACTCCCCTGCCCAGTCCCTCACTGAGGAACCCTCCCTGTGTCTCCtttgtgtcccctctgtgtcccccagtgtcccacCCTGGTCCCTGTGGCCTCTCCACTCCATGGCCCCCCTGGCACagaccctggcactgctggcaatGACCGTGGCCACCACAGCTGTGGAGGTGGTGACCCTGGACATGGCCCAGGACTCCTTCGATGACCAGTACCGGGGCTGTGGCCCTGCCATGACCGCGGCATTGCCGGCCCTCAACGGCTCCGAGTTCCAGCAGAACCCTCTCTTTGCCCAGGCCTGGGTGAAGGCCAGAGCCAAGTGGCAGAGTCGGGggtcccctgtgtcccctctgtcatccccagcccaggccaTCGCCCTCATGGCCTACACGATGGATGACGTGTACAGAGAGTTCAACGCGGCCGTGCGCACGGCTGGGTCCTCCAGCCAGGAATACCGGGACAACTTCCACTTCAAAACgctgcatttcctgctgacCCAGGCACTGGCCACACTGAGGGACACTCGGGGACCTCAGTGTCACAACGTGTACCGGGGGGTGCGCGGGGTCATGTTCAAGGCAGAGCACGGTGACATTGTCCGGTTCGGTCAATTCACGTCGGCGTCACAGAGTGAAACACTCTCCCAGATGTTTGGGAGAGACACGGTGTTCCATGTGCACACGTGCCATGGTGCAGAAATCCGGGAATTCTCCAGCTATCCTGGCGAGAAGGAGGTGCTGATCCCACCCTTTGAGACCTTTGAGGTCGTCGAAGAAAGCCAGGAAGGGGAAAGTGCATGGATCCAGCTCCGCTCCACCGGGACCTTCAGCAAATACAGCTGCGagtggctgggaggggacactaCAGGTGACAACCTGGGGCAATGGGGACACCCATAGGAAGGCACAGGGACAATGACACTCACTGAGACAtagggggacagggacatgggcacCCACTGCTGGGAACAAGGACTGGGATACCCTGTGCTAGGGACACTccctgggggtggggggacagCAACatccagtgctggggacacccacTGTGGACAGGGGACACCCATGACAGGGAACAGGGGGAGGGGACACTACAGGTGACAGCCTGGGGCGATGGGGACACCCACGGTGGCCCATAAGAAGGCACAGGGACAATGACACTCACTGGGCATGGGGGACAGAGACATGGGCACCCACTGTGTTTGTGGGGATAGGAGCACCCACTGCTGGAACAAGGACAGGGAtaccctgtgctggggacactcCCTGGGGTGGGGGGACAGCAACActcagtgctggggacactccctgggggtggggggacagCAAcacccagtgctggggacacccacTCTGGACAGGGGACATCCATGACAGGGAACAGGGGGAGGGGACACTCACTGAGagactggggacagggacagcccatgCTGGGCACACCAAGTTTGGGGACACCCCTTGTAGGCATGGGGACAGGAATGCCCATGAcggggcacagggatggggacccccACATCTGGGAGGGGTCAGGGACACCCCGGCCAGGGGACAAccaggacagggacaaggacagggatgtccccatTCCGATCCTGTCACTCCCCACCAAAGGCAGCGCTGTGGGGACAGGCCCTGTGTGCTGGATGTGGGTGGGCTGGGACCCCTCGTGGCACTCCCTGAACCCCTGTCACCCCCTGTCACCTGCCATGGCACCCTGACTTCCGGGACCCCTGTCATCCCTAAGCCCAGCAGGACCCCCCTGACCTCCCTGGTGCCTGTAGCCCCTCGTGCCCCCTCCATCAGCCTGTCACCTGACACCTCATGGCCCCCATCTCTCCTGTCACCCCTAATCCCCCGATTATGTCACCCCCACCCCCCTCAATCCCCCTATGATCCCCCTGACGTTcctctctctgtcccccagGTGGGAGCGTCCCCAGGGCCCCCTTCCATGTCGGAGGACTCCTCCTGGCCACCACAACCCTGGCAGTGGCCACTGGGATCCTCTGAGCTACGAGACCACCACGGCCTCCAAGGTCACTGTGGTCACTGTGGCAAGCATGGCCACCTTGGCACCAAGGTCACTGTCATCACTGTGGCCACCACGATCACCATGACCACCATGACCCCCAGAGAAACGAGGCCACCAAGGCTACCAAGGCCACCACAGCCACTCTGGCCACCTTGGCAGCTATTGCCACCATGAGGTCACTGGGGCCACCACTGTTACGGTGGCAACTGCTGCCACCACAGCCACTCTGGCCACCATGGTCACTGTAACCACCAAGGCCACTGTGGCCACCTTGATCACCAAGACTCCTTGAGCCACAAAGGTACAACAGCCACTGGGACCACTGTGGCCATCAGTATCATTGTGCAAAGCAATTCTAATAAATAATTCTATCAAAACAATTCCATTAAATAAATCTGACCAAGCCAGAAAAAGGTGACAATTCTTATGCAGGGCTCAATGTCACTCCCCACACCAAAAATCATGGGAATGTCTCTTTCACTCAACCTCGAGGAGGATACTCAGGGAGCAACCCCTTCCCGAGGGAGGAACCTCACACACATTCCAtttccagcaggaacaggggaGAGGAATCTCTGTCTGAGACattcccaggctcagctgatggatggccaggcccagctctggTGCTTCAGCCTCAGTTGTCAGTTTGAGGTTGGTGATTTGGGATGGTTTTAGCCCAATTCAGCACCAAAATCAGTCCCAAAGGCCCCTCCCAACGCAGCCCCAATGACCATAAATGGGACATTGACCACTGGCCACATTCCAGGCAGAGCATCCTGCCATATCCTGCAGTTCAAGGAGACCTTAAAGGCTGGAAGTTGGGAGGTTCGAAAGGAAGGGAAGGTCCTGAGTCCCCAGTCTCAGACCAGGCTGGGTGGGACctgatggagcagctctggagaagaacctgggggtgctggtggttGGCCATTGGAGCTGGCTGTGTGGCCTGGGGCCAGAAGGGATCCAGGGGGCATCAGGAAGAGCAGGGCCAGGAAACTGGGCAGTGTTTGtgcccctctgcccttcccagggaggCACATCAGGAGCGCTACGTCCAGCTCTgtccagtgctgtgtccagttctgccCAGTGCCATATCCCGGTCTGGGTGCTCTGGACTCAGTCCTGTGCTTAGGGATGATGCTGTCTGATCTGGGATGTTGGTCCAGGTGCCCACTCTGGGttcttccagcctgacccattctgggatttgggaattctggCTGGTGCAGTTCGGGAATTGTCCACTGGAGGGCAGCAGTGAGCGCGGGAAATCAGCGGCACTGCGCATGCCCCGCCCCCAGCTGCAGTTCCCGGTGCCAACAGCAGGCGGCAGCACGAGCTGGTGGCGCTGCCGAGCGCCCGCCCTGCCCCATCCCGGCCCCGGGGGCTCTgcaatggtttgggatggagcgACCTTAAAGCCCGTCCAGGTGCCAGccctgacatgggcagggacatcttcccctgggccaggctgctccaggcaccgCCCAACCAGgccttgaacccttccaggggtggggcagccacagctttgttATTGATGGTTAACATGATAATTGAATCTCACAATTAAAGGGTGAGTATTTTGTGTATCTTAAAACGAATTTTGTGAATTTATGGTTATGGtattgtggtttgttttttggacACCCCTAATTTTCCCCATAGTCGTTTTTCCCCCTCTGTATTGTTGCCACCAGATGACCCTGGTTGTCAGGGCTGTCAGGGTCATGTGGAGAGAGGGCAATTACCTGTGCCCCCTGCATGGGGCAGTTAGGAAAGGGCAAACCCCGTTGCTGGGGAGGCGTGGCATGGCAACATCTCACCTCCAATCAGACTGCAGGAATGTGTCCACCAATGGACAGCAAGGAAGAGTCAACTGGCAGACTGTGGGAGGGGCCAGGGatataaaaagaatatttttgtgtatGTATGACTATTTATGGATTTGCATTTGGCCGATGCAACTCCAGGGGGATAAAAGGCAGAGCCGCCATTTTGTGGATGAGACTGGCTGCAGCNNNNNNNNNNNNNNNNNNNNNNNNNNNNNNNNNNNNNNNNNNNNNNNNNNNNNNNNNNNNNNNNNNNNNNNNNNNNNNNNNNNNNNNNNNNNNNNNNNNNNNNNNNNNNNNNNNNNNNNNNNNNNNNNNNNNNNNNNNNNNNNNNNNNNNNNNNNNNNNNNNNNNNNNNNNNNNNNNNNNNNNNNNNNNNNNNNNNNNNNNNNNNNNNNNNNNNNNNNNNNNNNNNNNNNNNNNNNNNNNNNNNNNNNNNNNNNNNNNNNNNNNNNNNNNNNNNNNNNNNNNNNNNNNNNNNNNNNNNNNNNNNNNNNNNNNNNNNNNNNNNNNNNNNNNNNNNNNNNNNNNNNNNNNNNNNNNNNNNNNNNNNNNNNNNNNNNNNNNNNNNNNNNNNNNNNNNNNNNNNNNNNNNNNNNNNNNNNNNNNNNNNNNNNNNNNNNNNNNNNNNNNNNNNNNNNNNNNNNNNNNNNNNNNNNNNNNNNNNNNNNNNNNNNNNNNNNNNNNNNAAATAAACatctaaaaaataataaataataaaacctcTTTCTACTCCAAAAGggatgacaaactcagaaaatcCCCTCCCTGGATTTCAGCCTGGCTcgctcagtctcttatcagttCCTTTGGCACTGGAAATGCCATGGCCCAAGCCCGgcctggtgggccacaggtgtgagctgctggtgctctgctgggtgttcagtccagagcaggtgtgaacaggtccaaagaaagggaaaaaaagaaaaaaaaaccacagtccagggaacttctttgcctcagctagctacactaactaaaagcaaaggagagctctgtcctgctgtctgtctgtctgcagacagcacagtccaggagaaggaatgtgaaggagtgagtgcagtgtctgaaaacaaactgtgcgcttcttctctcccccctcaCTCACTGGAACAAGttttaaaggtgcaaaacttatcactcagcacagacagaacagatgattggggataaaagcatcacaTGGTCAAGCCAGGACAGTGGCCTTGGTGATCGTGGAGACTGCGGTGACCTTCCTTGCCTAGCGGCTCAGACAATCCTGGTggccactgccagggctgcagtggcCAAGAGGAGCTCTCGGAGGTGGGAAGAGGTCTGGAGGGCCATGGGGGGAGCAGCGGGGGTCGAAGGCAGCCATAACATGGGGTTAGGAGGTACAGGAGAGATGGGGGCCATGGGTGGGGGGAGGGTTAGTGGTGACTGGTGGCCAGGAGTGTAGGAGGGAGATTGGTGGTCAGGGCAGTGACAGGGGCTTTAGGGACATCAGGGGACAGTGGGGAGATAGAGCGAGCAAAAGGGTTTCAGGGGTGTCATGGTTGTCTATAAGGGTGCCAGGAGGCCAGGGGGAGTCAGGGGGTGCCATGAGAGGTGTCAGGGAGGTGCCAGGGGTTCAGGGGGGGTCAGGATGGTCCTGGCCCACCCACGTCCAGCACACAGGGCCAGTCCCCACAGAGCTGgtctgcagaggggagggacAGAGTCAGCACAGAGTATCCCCATCTGTGTCgctttccctgtccctgtccctgtccctgacctccctggcagggacagggggaggtCAGGGACATGTgggggtccccatccctgtgtcaTGTCATGGGTGTACCTGCCCCGGTGATCTCAAAGGTCTCAAAGGGCGGGATCAGCACCTCCTCCTCACTAGGACTGGGGGAGAATTTTTGGATGTCCACACCCTGACATGTCTGCACATGGAACATCACGTCTGTCCCAAATTCCTGAGCGATCTGTTTGTGCAGCGATGCCAATGTAAATTAACCAAACTGGACAGTGTCACCATGCCGCACCTCAAACCAGACCCTGCGCACCTGCCGGAACACACGGTGACACTGTGGCACCCAAGTGTCCTTCAACATCCCCATGGCATCCCTCAGCATGAAATTCAGCACCCTGGAGTGGAAGTTGTCCCGGTATTCCCGGCGAGAGCAGCCGGCCCTGTGCGTGGCATCACTGAACATGCTGTGCAGTGACATCGGGTCAGccatcctggagcagctctggagaaggaaCTTGGGGTGCTGGTGGTTGGCCAGTGGAGCTGGCCATGTGGCCTGGGGCCAGGAGAGATTCAGGGGGAATCAGGAGTGTAGGCGAGACGGGGGTAGCACGGTCGGGATGGAGGGAgatgagagatctctgaagccaggtcgtggaacttgg
This portion of the Serinus canaria isolate serCan28SL12 chromosome 25, serCan2020, whole genome shotgun sequence genome encodes:
- the LOC108962035 gene encoding erythroblast NAD(P)(+)--arginine ADP-ribosyltransferase-like isoform X2: MAPLAQTLALLAMTVATTAVEVVTLDMAQDSFDDQYRGCGPAMTAALPALNGSEFQQNPLFAQAWVKARAKWQSRGSPVSPLSSPAQAIALMAYTMDDVYREFNAAVRTAGSSSQEYRDNFHFKTLHFLLTQALATLRDTRGPQCHNVYRGVRGVMFKAEHGDIVRFGQFTSASQSETLSQMFGRDTVFHVHTCHGAEIREFSSYPGEKEVLIPPFETFEVVEESQEGESAWIQLRSTGTFSKYSCEWLGGDTTGGSVPRAPFHVGGLLLATTTLAVATGIL
- the LOC108962035 gene encoding erythroblast NAD(P)(+)--arginine ADP-ribosyltransferase-like isoform X1; the encoded protein is MMDKYPMAKSPLTCRTRRDLLVPPWSLWPLHSMAPLAQTLALLAMTVATTAVEVVTLDMAQDSFDDQYRGCGPAMTAALPALNGSEFQQNPLFAQAWVKARAKWQSRGSPVSPLSSPAQAIALMAYTMDDVYREFNAAVRTAGSSSQEYRDNFHFKTLHFLLTQALATLRDTRGPQCHNVYRGVRGVMFKAEHGDIVRFGQFTSASQSETLSQMFGRDTVFHVHTCHGAEIREFSSYPGEKEVLIPPFETFEVVEESQEGESAWIQLRSTGTFSKYSCEWLGGDTTGGSVPRAPFHVGGLLLATTTLAVATGIL